ATACGATTCAATGAAATCAATAagagagagattatcctttagaaACAAATGAGCTTTTATAATATGTTGGAGAGGCCATGAAAAATATTTGGAATGATAAGACAAATCATCTAACCATCTATGAGCCATAAGACTATGTCGAATCAATGAGGTTTATAAGGtaacatttttttttgtttaaactcATGATTGCTAGCTCCCATTATTGAGTCAATGTCCAAGCTAGTATTCACGTTGACACCATGTTATTATCTTCATGAGATTAGGATCAAATTAACATATCGATCAGATAAGTATAATATGTTATCGGATTGTCGGTTAGGATCACgttattagattatatgatcatatttaattaaaaaaaaaatattatatatctgattagattttaattatggttatcaatcaataaaaatttatttattatataattccTTAAGAAATGAATAAGATCGattaattatttatcctagactttACTGTCTACTGTCACGTAAGATATGCTAGTGGCTATAGAAGATACGAGAATTATTTTCAATCTTTTTTAATCTCGTTTTTTACAAATACCAAAAtatacttaaaatttttaatttatatataaagaGCTAAAATCTTCCTTATAATCACCATTACAAAACTAGTGGTGTTCCATTCACAACGTTCCCTGAGCTATCGACCGTTGAACCGGATTCTGTCCGAAGCCAACGCTAATTGATTCCGATGCTTTGAAAGGGGTCTGTTCCGAATCACCAATGACGTCACCCAATACGTCTCCCGCGTTGGACCGGCCGGTTCCGTGGTCGCCAAGCCACCACGAACCCCACAACCGCACGAACCTTCTATAAATCGCCCGCCCGCCCACCCTGCCCTCTCGCGTCCTCTTCCTGCCCATCTTAGTGCTTCCTCCCTGCCTCCCGGAGACTCTTCTTCCGTTCTCACTCCAAAAACCGTGAGAAGAATGTGCCCCGCCGGCCGCGGCCTAGCCCCGGGTCCCCTCCGGCCGGCGTTCGACGTCCTCGACGCCGACCGCGACGGCAAGATAAGCCAAGACGACCTCAAGGCCTTCTTCTCTTCCGGCGTCGCCGCGGCCCTCTCGGACGAGGACATCGGTTCCATGATCTCCGCCGCCGACGCCGACCGCGACGGGCTCGTGGAGTTCGAGGAGTTCGAGCGCGTCCTTGGCCGCCCCCGCGGCGGGGACGGCGTCATGGCGGAGGCGTTCCGCGTGATGGATCGTGATGGGGACGGGAAGGTGGGGTTCGGGGACCTGAAGGCGTACCTGAAGATGGCTGGGCTGCCGGCCAGCGACGATGATATCTGGACGATGATACGGATGGGCGGCAGCGATGGGATTAGCTTTGACGCCCTCCTCAAGATCCTCGCCGTCGATCTCGATAATGGCCTGTGAGCCGTTTGCTTTCTTTACTCGTTCGTTGGCTATGAGTTGTAACAGTAGAAGTCGTTTGCATTGACGGTGCAGGTGTTTGGTGGACTCGACAACAAGCTTTTGCCATACATCGAACTTAGTTTCACAGGCTTAAAGATGCGTTGGAATTTTGCtcttattaaaaaatcatatatttctcTCAGTTAGTCTTCTTTGGAAATTTTGTAGAATTAAATGTTTTAGAAATCAGAAATCAAGGTTTCGATTAATTAAAATGAAGGGAAGTTTAGGAAGTCTCCCCAAGTCAACTTTAAGCCTATGGTAGAAATTGAGGTCCCCACTAATTAAAGGTTTATTTATTAAGCTTGGATGGTTACTTGATGGATTGAACCAATCAAGCCTGGTTACATTGAACATTACTAGGTTGTTGTAAAGGGATGATTCACAGCTTTGAAGCAATCGAGTGAATTGGTTATCAGAACCCTAAGACCGATGCCTCCCTCCCGTCGCCGCACTTCTGTCTCCCCCTCACTGTTCCTGCCACCAGATCCTGGCACGAAGGGTTCCTCCTCAATGCTCCGCAAGGTATATTGGGACGGACTCTATTGTTGCTTGaacccttttctttttttaatctctATTGACAGATCCCTCTCTCCCACGCTTTGTCATCGGAACGTATCAGAACTTTCTTACTGGATTTTGTTTAGTTTGATgaagaaatattataattttggcATAAATCATAGCGTCTTAATTAATTGGTAAGTTCCTTCTCTACCCCACTATCGTTTTTGAAAAATCTTTTTCGAAGATTTGATTGTAAGAAATCATTAAAACCAacttgtatttctaaatcattataatagaaacataataaaaaatgATGCGAAAATAAAATAGCGAACCACCAGTCATTGTAGGTTTTTTCTTGAACTTTGAcatttctcggctcagaactctcgctttagatggtgtaggaaagcctttttgcttcaaagagatgattgaacccagggaccaaaatcctcatatatatagatgttctcacatcaaaaacatttatcatcaccaattcataatattaaagaattaattcaaatttgtaacgtttggaccataacgaagaactttaatgatattaaatatttaatttaataataacgatttcatgtataaagaataaaaaactgaaatcatttaaatcataataaatgaaaaattcatgataatgaattatgaatcttaatgagaacagttatattattattaaattagatatttaataataacggttcattctcccacttggtctatacgtttatcttaataatttgaattaatctttctcgaacaactttcttaagaaataaatacatgaatcatagcgataagtcctctaagagcgagtattatcatccatgtatcacgatgtatttagtttcttaatcttaatgtggtaatattacttaatgaataaaccttatgtttatttttggtccagtaacaatatattttctcaaaataatatgcacatgaatgagaaaatttcacaatatataagagtttcaatatcattataaagtggaaccaagtcccattttctctacatgatccttgaatttcagaggtggcatacatttagtcaaaggatcagcaatcattaattcagtgctaatatgatcaatgaccactttcttttcttttacatgttctcttatggctaaatacttaatgtcgatatgtttacttcgacttcgacttttattgtttttagccataaagacaatagctgaattgtcacagaaaatttttaatagcttagaaatagaatccatgattctaagcccagaaatgaaactcttaagccatacaccatgtgaagtagcctcaaaacaggagacaaactaagcttccatggtagaagtagcagtcaaggtctgcttagcacttcttcaagaaatagctccaccggccatcataaaaatatatcctgatgttgatttacgagaatcaatacaatcggcgaagtctgaatctgaataaccaatcacatccagattgtctgtatgtctatatataagcatgtaatctttggttccttgtagatacctcatcactttctttgcagctctccagtggtccagacttggattactctgatatcgacctagcatccccacaataaatgcaatatcaggtctagtacaaacttgtgcatacataaggcttcctacgatagaagcatatgtgatgtttttcattgattccctttcaaagttgttctttgggcattggttcaaattaaacttatcacctttcacaatgggagcaacacttggtgaacaatccttcatccaaaatctttctaaaagtttatcgatataggtttcttgtgatagagctAAAATGCCTCGATGTCTATCTCTacggatcttaatgccaatgacataagatgcttcactcatatccttcatatcaaaatttttagaaaggaattgtttcacctcatgcagtaaacccttatcgttggttgcaagcaaaatatcatctacgtataaaacaaggaaacatattttactcccactaaccttctggtatatgcattgatccatgggattttcaacaaatccgaatgaagaaatcacttcatgaaatttaaaataccattggtgggaggcttgttttaaaccgtaAATatacttcctaagcttgcaaaccaagtgttcaccaacactagaggagaaaccttcaggttgtttcatataaacctcttcctctagatctccattaagaaatactgttttcacatctatttgttgcaactcaaggtcaaaatgagcaactaatgccaaaataatATGTAGAGAATCTttattagatacaggagaaaacgtctctgtataatcgattccctctttttgagtaaatccctttgtaacaagtcttgccttgtacctctcaatgttgcctaacgaatctttcttagttttaaagacctatttgcaaccaatagcctttgcttcattaggcaactcaacaatatcccaaactccattgctcatcatggaatttatctcttctttcatagcattatgccataaatttgattctttgcaactcatggcttgtgaaaatgtttcaggattatttttggctccaatattataatcagattcttgtagatatacaacataatcactaggaattgatgatcttttatttcttgtagatcttcttaatgttgtaccaatggttccttgaggaacttgtggttcaactagttgttcaggagcttgttataATTcccgaactgcttgatctattagaatactatcaacaacttatgAAATTTTAATGATTGATTGTTCAACActggtttgtacttgaggagtgctatgaactataaccaatttatcatttgatgtggaaggttgagattctatatgatcatatgcggaaactatgttcttgaaatgatcgctcccactaatcacatcatctttaagaaatttagcgtttcttgattccacaatcctagttgtgtgagatggacaatagaatatgtaacctttggactttttgacatatccaatgaaatacccactaatagtcctcgggtctagtttcttctcttgtggattatatatcctgacttcagacggacatccccaaatgcgcatatgtcgcaaactcggtttccaacctttccataattcaaatggtgtcttttggatagCCTtgattggaactcggtttaatatatacacagtcgtCTTTAGTGCTTtattccacaagaacttaggaagattggagttgctaagcatactccgcaccatgtctaataatgttcggtttcttctttctgcaacaccattctggtctggagaaccaagcatagtgtattaggcaacaatcccatgttcttgaagaaacttagcaaaaggaccaagtgcttgtccatttttagtatatctaccataatattctccacctttatttgatctcacaattttaatttgcttaccacaatggttctcaacttcagccttaaagactttgaagacatccaatgcttcatttttgttattaagcaaatatatatacatatatcgtgagtaatcatctataaaggagattaagtatttctgaccatgcatgtctatgtctggacaacatatatcagtataaattatctctaataagtctgaactcctattagcaccctttttggacttattggtttgctttcccttaatatagtccacacaagtcttaaaattagtaaaatcaagagtactaagtaccccatctttaactaatcttttaattctctctatggagatatcctAATCtttgatgccataatatagaggagtcctcattaatattacacctcttaatgtcaGCGTGAAcatatatgttgtcccaactatttcattgtcccacgatcctctaaaataaagtcctctattttttacgggaatgcctatcatgtcacaaatgaatttatctgtaagggagatgtgttgtcctaagagataggtagacattctttcttcttcatctacttatagattattgtaaaacagtctaacaagtcttggatagatgagttcactaatttgtaaaatagggagtagatctaggtttacaaaccattggattgtctctaagtctcttagttcatctaaatctacatgttttccctttgaCACTTTTAAATTTGAAAgaggaaaaattttcagcatgatattttgaattgaaaagggtaagatcaaagtcttccactaatctcctattCCCTTTGTCTCTTgatgatcttctagagcccataactactgttatttaagaggatagtaatgagaaatgaatcaaaaacagaatttagaggcttcttagataataccttaagtaagatcttcaagagaaggagagattgttgatcttttgcttcgaaatgaggagtatttgggatgctaagaggggagaaatggaggtggagaagctttggaagagtaaagaggggaagggagtgagttggggtcggttccaccaccggccctagcttggtttaaaagaGGGCAGGAttgtgggcagttgcaccgctggctgggcggtgcaaccgcttgcaatacgtgatagccggaggtgctacctccaactggggtggtgccaccgcctgcaggcagtgagcactcgttttgactgctatgtggtctgatttgaatgtttttgacttgagaa
This Musa acuminata AAA Group cultivar baxijiao chromosome BXJ1-2, Cavendish_Baxijiao_AAA, whole genome shotgun sequence DNA region includes the following protein-coding sequences:
- the LOC103974383 gene encoding calcium-binding protein CP1-like — its product is MCPAGRGLAPGPLRPAFDVLDADRDGKISQDDLKAFFSSGVAAALSDEDIGSMISAADADRDGLVEFEEFERVLGRPRGGDGVMAEAFRVMDRDGDGKVGFGDLKAYLKMAGLPASDDDIWTMIRMGGSDGISFDALLKILAVDLDNGL